GCAGGTGCCCTGAAAGTCAAAGGTACGTCCGTCAAAAGAGGTGTAGTGGGGATCTCCTGAGGCAGAGCATGTGGCATGAGGTCGAGGATGGCAGCCATATTCTCCCTCAACAATACGACAGGTTTCCTGCTCACTGCAAGATGATGTAGAACAGCGGACAAAACCTGTGGTCCCATTACAGATACATAGGGACTGGCATCCTTCACCATACCAGAAACTTTCTCCACCCTGCCTGTAGCGCCCCTCATGGAGACAACCACACCCAGTAGGGGGTACACAGCTGTCTCCACTTAGCAGCAGTCCATCATTACACTGGCATCCTTCCTGGCAGGGTTGGGTGCACAGAAAGGGGAATGACAGACTGGGACAGGCTGCTGGGCAGGAGGTACCACACAGCTCATAATGACTATTGCTTGGACAGGAGTATTctttaaaaggaaaagaaaaggaccAGTTAACTGTTGTAAACTTGCCACAAAAAGCtatgtaaaaacaaatataaaatatggtttcttttggtttcttttCTGCACTTACCACAATTAGTGATATTTCTCCATTCTTGCACAGCAACACGATTTTGCTGGCAAAGAACAGCATAGCCTCTCAATGCTTCACAGAGGGCCTCTCTTGCACCCCCTGCCTGTTGCAAGGAACGAACGCAATCAGCTATCCTTACCCTGGGATCCAGGCTGCTGTGGCATTGAGCGAATGGACCAACTGATGAAGCCATTATGCTGCACTGTTGCACAAACTGGCTACTGTTCTGGTAATATCCTCTTTGCCAGATATCGGTTGATTCCACACAGTAGGCTGAAAGAGACCCATCCCGCCAGCTGTCCCCAAAGATTTGAGAGTTGTTCAGCAAGACACCAACTGGGCTGAGGAACTCATCATCAAGGTATCCATTTAAATTGCCACACAGACCACCAAGTGTGCCATTGTAGGTGCTGGGTGCAGTAATTAGAATTAGGTGTGGCCAGTCAACTCGCACAGTTACCCCAAAGGTTGTTTCCATGATAATTCCCTTTACACTGCTGTGGAAGATATGGATTCGACCAGTGCCAACACTAAAAGGTAAAGCAACTAATTGTCCATCCACCTGAAGAATAAAACGCAACATATTCATATGTATTTAAACACTATATGATTAAGACTCTTATGTAGTATCATTCAAAAGTAGCCAAAATTTTCAAAGCCGATTTTCAATTTGTAAAACATGTGTTTACCCTTGCTATTCCTCCTGATCCCATTTCTATGGAGACCTGAGTTCCCTCTGCCTCAAACCTCAGCAATCTGGAAAAGGTATGAAGACctgtgggctgtttttgcactgTTACTGCAAAGTTAGGTAGTGGGGACAGTCCCATCACCCTAGAGAGGGTAAGCCCACAGGCTCCTGGATAGCTGAAAGTCAGTCCATCAAAGGTGTGATATGAGTCTGGTCCTTCAACCCAACAGGTGGAATAACTTATCGGCTTACAGCCCCTCACTCCGTTATAGATTGTACACGTCTCATGTGAACCACACTGGTGATTTTGACAGGTCATTACCGTGTTGTTACAGGTACACAGTCGCCTACAGTTCTCGTCCAACACCACTGATTGACCGTTGGCATAGTAGAATCCTTCAAATGTGCAGCCACAGCTAGCTAAAGAAACACATGCTCCAGCACTTAGGACATATCCAGTATCACAGACACAGCTCTCTTGGCTTGGCAAGGGGCAGTTTACAGGAGCAGAAGGGTTGCTGCATGTTGCAGGGCAGCCTGTTCCCTGGGAAACAAAGTGACTGTGCTCAGGGCACGGGATTTCTGAAAGTATATGGAAGGAAAAAGAATGGTTTGTTGTGCTATAATCTTAACCTATAAGTAAGGCTTTTCCTGTCTTTATCCTTCATACAGTAAATAAGAAACAGTTATGCGACCTACCACAGAACCCTTGACTTCGCCACTGGCCTAGCTGAATGCCCTGCTGCTGGCACTGAGCACCATACACACCAAGTGCCTGGCACAAGATTGGCCGATAACCTCCTCCCACACAAAGATCGTAGATACAGTTTTCTACAAAGGTCTGGGGAGACAGGCTTGAGTGGCAAGAGGTAAAAGGGCCAGTAGAAAGTGCCAGGATTCCACAATAGTTTGAGCTACCGTAGAGAAGTACCTGATTAGTGGTACAAGCAGCACACGTGAGACCTGAGCACTGTGTATTTTGACAACCAGGGTCTGTGTCCCCCTCTGCCTTCCAAGAGTTTGCAAATTCTAAATCTGAGGTCAAGACCCGTCCTGAAGGTGTACGATAGTCATCTTCTGGGCGGTAGTTGAAATTGCCACACAGTCCACATGTGGTATTCTGATAGTCAAAAGGCACATTGATGGTCACATAGGAATATGCATCATATGTAACAACTAAGCCAAAATCTGTACTGACGGCCACAGAAAAGCCTGACTGGTAGACTTGAATGGAGCCATTGCGGAGGCTGAACGGTATTGTTGTGAAGGTCCCGTTTACCTGGAGAggcaaaaggaaaaaatgtcaataaaaagtATACTTTCCCCCCTTTCATTGAAGTGATGAAATGATGACAAGATGCGGACCTTGGCCTGATATCGATAGTCTTTCACCAATTCCAATACTTGATTATAGACAAATATCCTGACCATGCGTGTCCATGCCACACGTGTGCTACCTCGATGTTCATTCTTTCCTTCAATACGATAGTAAGGCAACCTATCATCACAGGCCtgcacagaaataaaatatcttagttttaaatgtagacatcacagtcattaaacccacaaaaataaagaaaagactgTTTAAAACTGAACCTCAGACAAGACGTAGGTGCACGTCCCTTGAAAATGAAAGATCTGGTTATCGAATGTGTAGTAGTGGGGGTCACCAGAAATGGTGCAGGTTCGGCGTTGAATATTTTGGCAGCTATACTGGAAAGCAGCAGGGCGGCAGGCTTGAGAGAAGGTGCAGGGCTGTGAGCTGCACTGGATACCCAATTGAGTGCAGGTGCACCTTTGCTGGCAAGTGGCATCTGTCCAGAATGAAGAGCCTTGTGATATGCGGATATCTGCCAGAAAAAAAGAATTCACTCAGGTTCCATGTGCTAGCTGATGCATGAATTTGATCCTGATTTTCAAAAGTTTATCATAATTATTtactctttttgtttgtttgtttgttttttgaggaGAGGAGTCTTTTGAAAAGAACATACCAAATTACAATTATCAATAAGCACCACAATTAAAGCTAAGGACAGTTCCATTGTGGGCCTATTGAGgtgctttactttcaatgctTGTATACTTTTATGTCCTTATACACACATGAATACctgtttaaataatttaatcttTGTGACATTACTGTTAAATTGACATCCTCGTGTGCCACGATCCACACGGAAGGCCCATCTGCCTGTGACATTGACGTTGGAGCTGTATGTAAAGACACTGTAGTTGTACTGAAAGGACCCAGGAATTGAGAAGTAGTAGCTGGAGTCATCTGTGTCATAACCAGCCTATTAATTTCAAAGGAGAAAAGTTTTTACCGAACAGTTCCGAAGATTATACTAAAATATTGGGCTATTGTTACCAAATTATGTTCACCTGTACAGCACGGCTTGTAGGAGCAATTTGGCCATAGTTCATCAGTACGAATGAGAATTGTCCATCTGAAATCAAAACTGCTTGGAAAGTCGTTTCCTGAAAAATGTCAGTTTTCAAAAGCATATGACACAGCACTAAAAAGAATCTTAgtttgtcaaaaacaaaaaaaaatttcaacaCATAGTTTATAGTACCACAGCTGTCATAATCAGTTTTGGTCAATTGTTAGGAAATCAGCCTACAATTGTAATTTCATGAGTTATAATTTTGAGAACAGTCTCTTACCGTGCCTGAGACAGGATAGTAAGCTATTCTATCCCAAGTTGCAACAAGGACTGAAGTTGCAGTGAATTGCAGCTGAGGGAAATACTGGTTAATGTTCTGGGTAGCCTGTGTGAGAACACTGCCAGAAGAGTATTGCTTATAAGAGATGACACCATTATTACGATTATCAAGGTCTGTCCAGAATGGAGCAATGAGGTCTCGTCCACCACTAGTAGGAAACTGGTAGGGGCTGAAACTGGACCATGACTGATCAAAAGTTAAGTGTCCATTATTGTTGACCTTCAGGAGAAACAGATTTTAAGAATCACTCATTTGTGAGGTTATATAGTTCAAATCCTTTTTCTgatatcaaaataaaagtggGGTATATCAGTagaagtgaaaatgaaaaatgacaataattataaaaaaaatgttttttgctctcagaaagcatcttaaatattaccacccccccacccccatcttCTACTGTAACTGGGTCTATATCAATATAGTATATATGAATATTAGATAACACACAAGATTAATTAAGTTATATTGCCTAAAATTGAAACACAGTGTCAGAGCAGTGTCTGCAAGATATAGCCtgattattaaataaaaaattatctaagctttaaaaatacatttaaattctCACCATGCATTAAAAACTCTAAAAACTAGGTCTCTAGCAAGTTTAGCATAAAAAATTGTTAAACCTCAAATACAGAGGGATATAAAGTTGGTTTGAATATCAAATGATTAACTTGCATATGttataacaacaaaaacaacaacaataataataataataataatgataacggtaataataataatgtgataAAGTCAAAGTACACTACTGTGGTGAAAATTGTCTACTGTCTAAGAGACCCTACTACtagtgaaatatgttttttcttatGTCCCAGTAAAAGTCAGCTATCATATTGAAGAGCCTCTCAGCCAACacaccaaaaacaacacaaaacaagctaataaaaatgtaaagcagtAATAACTGCATTGTAATTGATGAACAGATGCACACTATCACTATCATGGGACTACTAACTCCTAGCCAGCTGCTCTAGATACAAAAAGAGATTTTTGACTTACATATATTGTGTTATATGTCATTCCAAAGAATACAAACGGACGCAGAAGAGAGATGGCAGATGAACTTCCATCATCTGACAGTGCGTTCACTGtgtctccagctccagctccataTGGGTAGAAAAGACCTGACacatacatttaatgtaagtacAATTAATTAGCATGCCAGAATAAACCTATTAATGTCTTCAACTGatatttaaatgatgtttatatTACTTCattcaaacttttttctttcaaatattACTGAACTATTAATAATTGAactaaatgttttataatataataatagtggtggactttaattttatttaccttattttAAAGGGTAACTTTTTTATATAGTTAGTGtggaatgtgtgtgttgtaacaCGGTAACCTGATTAAAGAATTCTGTCAGAAATATAATTCTTTTAAAAGATAAATGGACATTTAATGCTAAGTAAACACCttcacattttttaatgtaacaacAGATCTTTGGTTACCATGTTCCAGCACAAGCATACTACTAAGTTTGTACATGACTGTGACATCCTGCTTTGCCCTACCATTGTCTTTCTTTGGTTCTGTCAGCATCTGCCTGTGTTTATCTTCCCTTGTGTGCTTTACcatgtacttttgttttttgttttggtctttgtCCCTGCCCGTTCCTGCATCCTTGTCATCTGTCTCACCTGTGTGCAGTTTGTAGCCCTGCTCTCTCATTAGCTCCAGATTTTTCTTGTTGCTTCCTAGTGaatttatacccctgtgtttgcACAGTCCCTTTGTcatgcgaccctgacggagaagcggcttggaagatGGATAGTATGAATCACATACTGTTCTCATAAAGTTACTTAATATGGAACATTgcattcattttcagtgaaattgGCACTGATACCTATTTTGATTTGAAAGAAACATTATTGATATTGTAAGATTAACTGTAAGATAACTTATTATCAATATTTTGAGTTTTGACAAATGCTAGTCTGATCATGTTTCTTCATCACTTTTTTGTAAGATTCCTTGATTTATTCTACTTGAAAGTCATTTGTTATATCTAAAGAGTTTGATAGGTTTACTGTAAGCACCTCCTCAGAACAAATGGCTGCCATATGTCACACATCACTCCGGCTCTGAGACACTCACAAACTCCATCTCCCAAAACCTTCTGGGGGATCACAAGGCCGATGAATGTTCTCAGCACTCCAATCATCAATCTTAGTCCTGAATACTAATCTTGTACACCTATTCTTTCCAGCCATGTGTCTAGTTAGATGTAGTATAAAGCCCGGCTTTTAGACTAGTTActttgcgaggtattgcttctttgAGTGAGAGCTACTGAGTGTTTTTTCTGATTGCCTTCTTGTTATTGTTTCGTCTGTCTagaatttttttactttgtctGCTAGCCTCTGCCCCTTTGGATTTGGTTGCCTGTTATGAGTTTTATTTGTACCACAAGCGTCAAATTCATCTGGTTACATCACACCATGTTTGATCTCTCCTACAGTTGGGACCAAAAATTACACTGATATAGACATCACAGCCTTGTGTGAAATGTCCAGACACACGGCTCTGGCAATGTCTCAACAAATGCACTGTGCTAAAATGAGCACCATAATGCTGAAAACAAATGAAGTGAATGAAATGATTTTCCCTGACTTTCTTTGTCACAGGAAGTGTTCCACGTCTGTTCCTAATAGACTTTGCTTTTGAGGTCTTGCCATTTATCCCAGGTGATAAGTTCAGGTCCAGTAAGTGGAAGAAAATCCTCCCCACTAGGAACTCTAATTagctcaaaccagcagcaaaGGTGTCCTGGCAGTTGGAAAAGTCCTTCTTTATTCCAAGTGTCTttaataactatgtagttacatAACTTACAGTACTTGCAACAGCAGTGAAACCACCAGAGATgtattcactgttacagatgttTTACATAAATTCAACTTCTGCAATTACACAAATGTAACAAATCTCTCTTATGTAGCTACACATCTAGTATAAGGTAAACCACTATAATCAGAATTTTCTAATTATATCTGGAGGTTTGTATTCACATAAATTGAGAGAATGTGCCCAAGAAATGCAAATTTAGGTTTGTGTTACATTACAATGTTACAATACAAATATCCCACAGCAACTGTAAATATGTTACTCTtcaaaataagtggacagttcctgtatAGTTATGTAGTTACATTCAAATTACAAATATTTTCCAGCACTCTCTTCTGGCAACAGGACCCTCCTCCAGAAGAAAAAAGTCTAAAGGATTCTTTTGACATTTTCAGAAAAGGCCTATTTTGACACAAAATAAAGAGTTTGTGATATGTAACAAAATTTCAAGACTTTCAGTCTGCCTTTTCAGAATAACTAATGACCTCTTATGGTAATTCTGATTTGGGTGACTGTTAAATTCTGAAATTTGAATATGTTCTGCTAGGCTTATGTTCTGCATTTGATACTGTTTAtcatcctttatttatttatttatttttaacaacacTGCCTTGGAGTTTGACACTTAATTTTGCTTATATAGGACTTACTATAAAATAtacttacatattttatatggtAAAATTTTAATGGAACAAAATgggaaaatatattaatatacacATATGAGTAGTAATTAGATATTTCCTTTTTAAGTAgatgagtatatatatatatatatatatatatatatatatatatatactcatcTACTTAAAAAGGAAATATCTAATTACTACTCATCAGGGTTGAGTGGTCACTGAATACATGTAATGGCATTATGTAATCAGGATGTTAAAAAAATGGAACTGAATTCCAGTACAGTTGCAGTAAAAAAATAGTAAccagattaagagacccttattagtcccacaacggggaaatttcacctctgcatttaacccattcgggaagtgaaacaccacatacgctctagtgagcacacacacacacacacacacacacacacattaggggcagtgagcacacttgcccagagcggaaGGCAGCctaatccgcagcgcccggggagcagttgggggttaagtgtcttactcaaggacatctcagtcatgtgctgtcggctttggggatcaaaccggcgacctaccggtcacaaggctggttccctagcctccagcccatgactgccccagatACATGTACATTATAGAAAAAGGGTGTTTTCCAGCCAGGTTGCATtcaaaccacatacacacaattttTTCTTCCGTCAAAGTTGGCCTTTtcaattatgtttatttgtctTTCATTTTGGAATAAAGGGAGGAGGGTCTTGCTGCAATTTTTGTGTGAAGTTAATGCCTTTGAAACGTGTTGTATGTCATCTTATCTCAATTTGTGTGACTTGCCAAAACTGTCCAGAAATGACAAGCAGTGACTTCAGTCCAAACAGAAGTTCAAAGAACAACTTCACTGCTCACAAGTATACTTGTCTAAAATTAAACAAACTACACTGTCAGCTGCTTATGTCTACCGTCTCTGTAGTTGAACATCGTAATTATTTGAATACCTGACTTGCAAAGAGAGATCCAGCACCCATAAAGTGCAAACAATTACATCACCTATGATCTCTCATTTAGTGGcataaaacagcagttttccTGTTCACTTCGTGTTACATCATTGTTGAAATAGACATGTCTTTATTTAGTTGTATGTCTTgataattaaagaaaattaaTCCAAAAGTAATGAAAAGTAATCTTTGTTTCTTTAAATTAGTAATCCTCTGGCTGAGATTACAGTGAGATAATCAGCAATTTGTagttaaatgcatttttaaagaaaacttcCTGATCTGCTACTGATTAAATCTTAGGATTCATTCCACAAATGCCGGGGGTTTTACTTAGCAACACAATCAAAGGAAGAGTCAGGTTTAGCCTTAAGCTTGAAGTGACCCAAAAATATTTTGATGCATGTCTGga
This portion of the Pygocentrus nattereri isolate fPygNat1 chromosome 1, fPygNat1.pri, whole genome shotgun sequence genome encodes:
- the LOC108413560 gene encoding alpha-tectorin-like, which codes for MGFLTPLCVSLLLLMNGGLINGQTGLFYPYGAGAGDTVNALSDDGSSSAISLLRPFVFFGMTYNTIYVNNNGHLTFDQSWSSFSPYQFPTSGGRDLIAPFWTDLDNRNNGVISYKQYSSGSVLTQATQNINQYFPQLQFTATSVLVATWDRIAYYPVSGTETTFQAVLISDGQFSFVLMNYGQIAPTSRAVQAGYDTDDSSYYFSIPGSFQYNYSVFTYSSNVNVTGRWAFRVDRGTRGCQFNNIRISQGSSFWTDATCQQRCTCTQLGIQCSSQPCTFSQACRPAAFQYSCQNIQRRTCTISGDPHYYTFDNQIFHFQGTCTYVLSEACDDRLPYYRIEGKNEHRGSTRVAWTRMVRIFVYNQVLELVKDYRYQAKVNGTFTTIPFSLRNGSIQVYQSGFSVAVSTDFGLVVTYDAYSYVTINVPFDYQNTTCGLCGNFNYRPEDDYRTPSGRVLTSDLEFANSWKAEGDTDPGCQNTQCSGLTCAACTTNQVLLYGSSNYCGILALSTGPFTSCHSSLSPQTFVENCIYDLCVGGGYRPILCQALGVYGAQCQQQGIQLGQWRSQGFCEIPCPEHSHFVSQGTGCPATCSNPSAPVNCPLPSQESCVCDTGYVLSAGACVSLASCGCTFEGFYYANGQSVVLDENCRRLCTCNNTVMTCQNHQCGSHETCTIYNGVRGCKPISYSTCWVEGPDSYHTFDGLTFSYPGACGLTLSRVMGLSPLPNFAVTVQKQPTGLHTFSRLLRFEAEGTQVSIEMGSGGIARVDGQLVALPFSVGTGRIHIFHSSVKGIIMETTFGVTVRVDWPHLILITAPSTYNGTLGGLCGNLNGYLDDEFLSPVGVLLNNSQIFGDSWRDGSLSAYCVESTDIWQRGYYQNSSQFVQQCSIMASSVGPFAQCHSSLDPRVRIADCVRSLQQAGGAREALCEALRGYAVLCQQNRVAVQEWRNITNCEYSCPSNSHYELCGTSCPAACPSLSFPFLCTQPCQEGCQCNDGLLLSGDSCVPPTGCGCLHEGRYRQGGESFWYGEGCQSLCICNGTTGFVRCSTSSCSEQETCRIVEGEYGCHPRPHATCSASGDPHYTSFDGRTFDFQGTCRYVLTTVCNRTRGLPYFQVIARNEAWQGLPVSITVEVYVNVSGHMVHVSRNMRGTAEIDSQTRNLPVLLDSGRVSIYSSGQNTFITTDFGLIVSYDGSWVVRVTVPANYSGATCGLCGNFNGQRGDDFRKRSGALASSAFEFGADWKVENDTLCSDGCGDSCSSCQNPVEPRAQCQILRDSQGPLSFCHATVDPQAYFDDCVFDLCISENRHDVLCRSIQTYVSACQTANVVIYPWRQNTTCRIDCPLNSHYELCGTDCGHTCASSIDAVCQRTCSEGCFCNEGYVKSGGLCLPVEQCGCLYNGFYYQIGEQFWIPGCSQRCKCFAPNDLRCSSAFCSPTKQECTVKNGLLGCYNKMSSCMVWGDPHYITFDGAVITFQGTCSYEISQTCGNVSNNGLEFRVVATNMHRGNLAVSFVSAVDVWLTRWGQQRQITIGQNRRVKVDGTDMDSSAFQIGNLAEVHQEQNFVVVNASNELMVYFDGRYTLSVKLGPSFQGSVCGMCGNNNGDPADDKAMRSGALTPNDNVFGNSWKSINSAAGCGANDRTFDANDCPFRQEYSELCSIITNTSGPFQHCHIHVNPEIYYNSCVYDLCVYSSANDMLCSALGAYEDACSMVGLQISDWHSDLGCSREDPCAELNCTADEWCGEKDGIYGCLCNENNPRPRPHYYDSTETCQSSSATMSLSRCQLFEAGFPANVLHLSDPSCRGTVQNGRLVFHFDNDDHICGTNLTGNGTHFIYNNTIQGFSDSAGGSIRRDKHLELNFSCVYKLSQIITTDTILNPVQSIVSKILPDGQGMYQVRMIPYEDAAFSHPYNGTVDIVVDQKIYVEVNVQGVDSRQISTVIDSCWATPVNDRNYAVRWDLIINKCPNPNDISVEVLQNGVSTTARFSLKMFAFRRENSRVYLHCAIHLCLLRDNNCAVRCFPGVRRRAGRSADIHDRASISVGPFIWNTGSAGV